GTCTTTTACGAGAGTATGATTCAGCACCCAAAGGTAGTTACCTCAACTGAGATCAGCAAGAGACTGAGAATTTCATACAAGGGCGCAGCAAGCTTAAAGAAACGATTCCAAGTCTTTGCCTCACAGCAATTACCCAAATACAAACAACTGACCTTTGATGCACTCGACAGAGAGTTCAAGGACTTCTCCCTTCCACCTGATGAAGATACTGATATTACAGAAATCATGGAAAATAAACCATACGTATGTGCTGATACAGTAGTTTTGTATTCAGCAAGTCAGAGAGCCAATCAGGGACGTAAAAGATATCGTCATTCTGGCTCTACAGCATCCATTTATCTTTCAGACAAATTGGGAGGAAAACAAGTTGGAACCTTGGCTCATACAATTGCTGTGAAGCAGGGACCTGTGTTCTTTCACTCTGTCCCCAATCAGAAGATGAACACGTTAGGACCCATCATCCAGAACCATCTACCTTTACAAACTCCCTTAATGACTGATGAAGGGTATCCTTGGCTTTGGAACATCTACAAAAGCCACAGATCTGTAAATCACAGCGCTCACGCTAAAGATGCTCGTTACCGTTGGGCAAGAAACAGATGGAGCAAGAATGGAGTCCACAACCAAGTAGCCGAAGGAAATCACAGACTTTTGAAGACAGCTTTCTCTTCCTACTGTTACATTCGTCCTGAAAACTCTACTCGTTATCTCAACGAATTTAGTTTTTTAAATGACCTAGCCCCCGAATTTAGAACCAATTAGAATGTTTGAAATCCTCTGAAAAGCATATAATTTTGGAGGAAAATATGAAGAAACGTTTCAGTGAAGATCAAATTCACAAGATATTGAAGGAATCGGAATCAGGGGCATCGACCTCTGATGTTTGTCGTAAGTATGGAATCAGCGGAAATACTTTTTACCGTTGGCGTTCGAAATACGGAGGTTTAGAACTGAGCGATCTGAAGCGAATGAAGACTTTAGAGGAAGAGAACAGTAAGCTAAAGAAACTATATGCAGAATTAGCTTTAGAAAATGAAGCGATCAAGATGTTACTCGAAAAAAAGTGGTGAGCCGCGAGCAGAAACGAGAGGCAGTTATGTTGATCAAAACGAAACTTGGAGAACGAAAATCCTGTCGTCTCTTGCAAATTTCCAGAACCGTCTTTCGGTATCGTTGCGGACTTCAAGACAAAAACAAGGAATTAAAGGATCGAATTCGTTCTTTAGCGTATAAACATAGAAGAGCGGGATATAGGCAGATCCATTCTTTCATTCGTCAAGGAGAGCATGTAAATCATAAACGAATCTATCGCCTGTATTCCGAATTGGGCTTAAAATACCGAATCAAGCGAAAACGAAAGAGGCTGTCATTGCCTACTGTTCCAAAGATTGTTCCTAAGAAATCGGAGGAAAGATGGTCAATGGATTTCATGTCGGATTCGCTCTATTCGGGAAGAAGATTCAGAATTTTGAATATTATCGATGACTTCGGTCGATTCGCAGTCGTAACGAAGGCGGAATTCTCAATTACTTCAGAAAGATTAGTAAGGATTTTGAATGAAGTATCCGAAGTCCGTAGTCTACCAAAACAAATTGTTGTGGATAATGGTCCCGAATTCACATCAAAAACATTTTTACGATGGGCTTTCGAAAAAAGAGTCGATATTCATTTTATCACACCGGGCAAGCCTACTGAAAATGCCTTCATCGAGAGCTTTAACGGAAAAATGCGAAACGAATGTTTAAATGAAAATTGGTTTAAAGATATCGAAGAAGCCCGGCGCCTCATCGAAGAGTGGAGAATCTTCTACAATTCAGAAAGGCCACATAGCTCACTCGGGGGATTAACTCCGGAGGAATATTTAAGACGCTCTGCTTAAGAGGATTTTCACACATTACGCTGGTACTAAAAATGGGGGCATGTCATAAAGAATGCTCATGTGTTTGGGTTGGATGTGATTTGTGAGAATGGAGAGATGCTTGCTGGTGATGTTGATGAGCGTGTTGATGATGCGAGGGAGATGGGTAGATCATCCTTTGGTTCCGATCCCCGAGGGCCGTTAGGTCCAGCAGTTGGGATCGGAAGGAAGGGATAATTATCTTAACACTTCGTTGATGAGTTTACCCAACAAACTATCCTGAGTTTGAACGGTCTTCTGATTGGCTTCATAAGAACGGTTGACTTCGATCATCTCTACCATTTCTGTAACGACACTCACGTTAGACGCCTCTAGATATCCCTGTAAAACTGAAGGTTCATCTTTGAGTTCAAAAGGTATCGGCTCACCGGACTCCGGAGTATCCGCGTAAAACGAATCACCTTCTTTGTCGAGATGGCGGGGATTTTCAACGGTCCTAATTTTAAGCCTATCTAAAAGAACAGGAGTTTCAAATCGGTTCTTATCAATGGAAGTTCCGTTTACTGGATCGTTACCGATTTCCCCGTTGATCC
The nucleotide sequence above comes from Leptospira weilii. Encoded proteins:
- a CDS encoding IS3 family transposase (programmed frameshift), with amino-acid sequence MKKRFSEDQIHKILKESESGASTSDVCRKYGISGNTFYRWRSKYGGLELSDLKRMKTLEEENSKLKKLYAELALENEAIKDVTRKKVVSREQKREAVMLIKTKLGERKSCRLLQISRTVFRYRCGLQDKNKELKDRIRSLAYKHRRAGYRQIHSFIRQGEHVNHKRIYRLYSELGLKYRIKRKRKRLSLPTVPKIVPKKSEERWSMDFMSDSLYSGRRFRILNIIDDFGRFAVVTKAEFSITSERLVRILNEVSEVRSLPKQIVVDNGPEFTSKTFLRWAFEKRVDIHFITPGKPTENAFIESFNGKMRNECLNENWFKDIEEARRLIEEWRIFYNSERPHSSLGGLTPEEYLRRSA